TAACTTTGGGATTAATTTTAGTAGGTTTTGCAATGTATATTTTGATTAGTCCGCGTTTATCTTTTGTAATTATTTTGGGAATTCCTTTTTCTTTTATTATAGGCTTATTATTTATTGAACTTATGGGTTATAGTTTAAATATGGTTTCAATGATGGCTATGTTAATAGCTTTAGGAATCGTAGTTGATGATGCAATAATTGTAAGTGAAAATATTCAAAGGCATCTTGATGAGGGATATAATATCAATGAAGCTGTTTTAAAAGGAACAAAACAGATGATAACTCCTATTATAATTGCAGGAATGACAACTGTTTTTGCTTTTTTACCAATGCTTTTTATCACGGGAGAAATGGGACTTTTTACAAAATTAATTCCTATTGTCATCTCGTGTTTGATTTTATCTTCAATAATTGAATCTTTTTTATTTTTACCACTTCATGCAAAACATATTTTAAAAGCCAATGAAAAACAACTAGATTGGAGTAAACTTTATAATTTTTATGAAAAAGTTTTACATAAAGTAATCGAATATAAAAAAAGTTTTTTAATCACTTTTTTTATAACTATTCCTATTTTATCAGCTCTTTTAATACAAAGCAGTAGATTCCAACTTTTCCCTGATATTGACTCAAATAATGTAACTATTTCAATAAAACTTGAGGATTCTCTTCCCCTTGAAATAACTAACAACATCGCCAAAAAATATGAAAAAGCTTTATTAGTTAATAAAAATGAAATTTATATTAAAAATATCTCTACAACTGTTGGAGTTTATGAGGATATTTCAAACAATGAAGAAGAGATAGAAAATGGTTTTATTCTCTCTTTGGAACTACAAGATTTTAGAGAAGAAAATTTTGTAGAAAACTATATAAATCCTATTTTAAATCTTAGTTTTGATTTTCAAAGAGCTGATAAAATAAGAGTTATTAATTCAAATGAAGCTATGAATAAAATTAGAGAGTTAATCAATCCTTTATTACTTGAAGACAAAGCCGTAGAATATAATGTTACAGCTCATAAAATGGGAGTTGTTAATACGGATATTGAGATTTTATTAAATGCTAGTAACACTTCTTTATTGGTTGAGTCAATTGAAAAATTGAAAAATAAATTATCAACAATCAATGGAGTAAAAGATATAAGTGACAATATAATCTTAGGTCAAAGCGAATATAAATATATAGTCAACTCTTATGGTAAACAACTAGGACTTAATGATAGTAGTATAGCCCAAGCTGTTGGAAATCTTTTTATGGAAAAAGAACAAGCAAATACTTTTAATGAAGATGGTATTATAAAAATCACTACAAAATCTCTTCACAAAGATAGTTTAAATGAACTTAATAATTTTTATATCCCTTTAGATGATAATCAATTTGTTCAATTAAAAGAAGTTGTTGATTTTAAAATAGAGAGAAATTTTAACGAAATTCAAAAAATAAATGGACAAATTTATAAAAAAGTTTTAGCAAATGTAGAAAATGAGACTATAAATGCAAATGAAGTTTTAAAAGAGTTAGAAGAGATAATAAATGAAATAAAAACCAATGGCGTAAATGTAAATTTTGGAGGTGAAAAAGAGAAAAGTGAACAATTAGCCTTTGATTTAATGAAAGCTTTTTTAGTCTCTTTACTTTTGATATTTATCACTTTACTTATAATTTTCCCATCGTTTAAAACAACTTTTGTGATTTTATCTGTTATTCCTTTTACAATTTTAGGTCCAATTATTGGACATTTTATTATGGGAATAAATCTAAATTCCCAATCAATGATAGGAATGTTAGGACTTGCAGGAGTTGTAATAAATGATGGAATTATTATGTTGGATTTTTTACACCATACAAAAACAAGAAAAGAGTTTTTCCAAAAAGCTAGACTTAGAGTTCGTCCTATTTTGATAACTTCAATTACAACTATTTTAGGTCTATTTACTTTAATATTTTTCCCAACAGGAGAATCAATTATGCTTCAACCTATTGCTGTTTCTTTAGGTTTTGGAATTTTATGGGGAACAGTTTTAAATCTTATTTATGTTCCAGCACTTTTTGCAACTTTATATAAAATCAAGGATTAAGTAAATGTTACGATATATTTTTTTATTATTACCAATTTTTTTATTAGCCAACAACTATATGGCAAAAATTGAACCAAATGAAGAGTTTAGTATTTATGCAAATACAAGTGGTGAAATAACTTATTTGGATAAAAACAAAGAGATGAGTTTGGTAAATGGAGTTATTGTAAAAATCGATAATAACCTAGAAAAAGAGAATCTAAAACTTTATGAAAATCAACTAAAACTCTATAATGAAAAACTAACTATTTTACAAAATTATTACACGAAATTTAAAAATATTACAGGCAAAAGTGACTATGAAAAAGATGAAAAATATATGGAAATCATTGATTTAAAGAATAGTATAAAAAGCTTGGAATTATCAATAACAAACACAAAAGATATTTTAAATAAAAAAGAGATTAGCTTAAATAATTTATATCTAAAAGAGTTTATTGTAAATAAATTTGATTATGTAAACGCAGGAACAAAAATCGCCACAGCTTATGACACAACAAAAGCAAAACTTGTGATTTATCTAAATAGTGAAGATTATAAAAATATACATTCTAAAGAGATTTTTTTAGATGGAAAAAAATCAAATGCAAAATTAAAAAAACTGGACATTATTCCTAATAAAGTCTTTATTTCAGCCTATAAAGCAGAAATAGAAATAGACTCAAAAGAGTTTGGACAAACTGTAAATGTGGAGTTTAGATGATGAAAAGAATTTTAATACCATTTTTTATAAGTTCATTTCTTTTTGCAAATGAAAAAGATGATTTAGTTTTATTACCTTTGAAAAATGAAATAAAAGATTTACAAATAAAAGGCATAAATGAAAAAAAAGAGATAAATAAATACGAATGGTTAGATGATTTAAATATAAATCTTTCACAAACTAAAAATAATGAAAATATAACAACAAAAGATTATTCATTAAATTTAAGCCAAAAAGTGCTTGATTTTGGTGGAATTATGGCTCAAATTGATTATTCAAACTATTTATTTAAACAAGAAGCATTAAAAATTCAAATGGATAATTTTGAGGAATTAAACTCTTTATACAAAAATCTAATAGAGTTAAAAATAAATGATATAGATATAGAACAAAATATTTTAAATATAAACAATAGTGAAATAGAAGTAAATATAAAAAAATCTTTATACAAAAATGGGCAAAGTAATATTAGTGATTTAAATGATGCTATTATGAAAAAGAATAGTTTTGAAGACTCAAAAATGCAGTTACAACTTGAAAAAGTAAAATATGAAAATGAGATACAAAAACTAAGTTCTTACCAAATTTCAGATATAAAAATACCAAAAATTTCTATAATTCCCAAAGAGATTTTTTTAGAAAATGCAACAAAAAAACTATATGCAAATTTAGAATCAAAAGTGACTCAAAGTACATATCAAAAAACAAAAAGTGATTATTTACCCTCTTTTAAAATAAATGCAACAGTAGGAATTGAAGACTCTAAAGAGATAAAAAATGAAGATTATTATTCTTATGGAGCAGCTATTGTTATGCCTTTGTCTTATACTTCTTCAAATAATATAGAGTATTCAAAATTAGTATATTTACAAAATATGAAAAAAGAGAATTTAGTTCAAATTGAACTTGAAAAAACATATCAAACTTTTTTAGAAACCATAAAACAGTTTGAAAATAGAATAAATTTAGCATTAAATGATATAAAACTTTTTGAAGAACTATTGCAACTAAATCAAGAGGAGTTTCAAGCTGGATTTAAAGCAATTGAAGATGTACAGACTCTAAAAAATTCAAAAAAGATAAGAACTTTGGATATAGAAAAATATAAATTAAATATTCAAAAAGAACTTTTAGCTTTATATTTTCAGATTATTTAAAAGTTACAATTTTATATCCAACTTTAGAAAAATTCTCCAAACAATTTTGGGGAAGTTTTTTTCTTAGTTTTCTAGCAACTGTTCTAAGTGCATCTTCTGTCATAAATGAATCATTCCAAATAACCGAAGCTATTGTGTCATAAGTCACTAAACTATTACTATTTTGACACAAAAGTGTTAAAAAATCTGATTCTTTATTTGTAAGTTTTATGTTTATTTCTTCTTTTATTAATATTTTATTTAACATATCAAAATAACAATCTTTTGAAAAGTATTTTATATTTGAATTATCATTTTTAATTTTTTTTACACATTGAGTTAAAACAGGATAAATCGTCTCATGTCGAATTGGTTTTACTAAATATTTTACAAGTCCTAGCTCAACAGCTTCTAATAAATAATTAGTTTGTGTAAATGCACTTAAAACTATGATATTCGTATCTAAATCTTTTTCTCTGATTTTTTTTATCATTTCTAAGCCATTGATTTTAGGCATATTTATATCTGTGATTATTATGTGTGGTTTTTTATACTCAATTATTTCAAAAGCTTCAAAAGCATCTTTTGCTTCATAAACTTCATCAAACAATCTTTTTAAATATGAAGTAGCATTTATTCTAATATTATCTTCATCTTCAACAAATAAAATTTTTATATTTTTAAATTCATTTATACTCATGGAAGAATTATACTATATAAATTATAAATTATGATAATTACTATTAATATTAATTGATTTGTTAGTATAATACGAGAATGAGATATTTACTTTTTTTTATTTTATCATTTTCAAATCTTTATGCTCAATATTATATACAAAATTATATAGCAGAAGATCATACTAATTTTAAAAAAGCTTCTTACAGTGAGTATAAAAATAAACAGTTAAAAGAGTTTACAATAAAATTTAAAATTGATTTAGATAAGCTAAAAGATGAAACAAACTATTTAACTATTGTTTCAGACAAAGATTCCCTTGTTTTTTCAAATACAAAATATGAAATAATCAATGACATAATAGTTGTAAAATTAGACAAAAATCAAAAAGATGAACTATTTTTTAAATACATTTATGAAAATCCCAAAAGAGTAGAATTTAGATGGAACAATATTTCAAATTTTGAATATACTTATTTACTAAAATTTGAGGGTATTTTGTATGGAGTATCTTATGGAATAATTTTCTGTGCATTTTTATACTACTTAATCATATTTTTTTCAACAAAAATGAGATGTTTTTTATACTACTCTTTAATGCAATTTTTTGTTCTATTATCGTTAATTGGTTTTGTATATTTTAGTTTTCAAGCCTATCCAAATTCAACTGCTCAAGCAATAATTGATATTTGTGAAACCCTTAGTTTTTTATTTACTCTTTTATTTGCTCAAAGTATCTTAAATACAAAAGAAAAAATGCCTAAAATTCACAGTTTTATAAACTTTTTTGTTCTTTTAAATATTTTAGATGTAATAGCAATATTTTTCTATAAATACTCAATTTTATATGAATATTTACCGTTTTATATAGGATTTTTAGTTCCTGCATTTGCTGGATTTATAGCTATTTTAAAAGGTGATAAATATGCAATTATTTATACTATTGGTTGGATAGTAGTATCAATATTTATTTATATTGCAGAGAATTGGGAAATTACACCAATAAGTGGGATATATGTTATTCACATAGGTGCTCCTTTAGAATCACTTATTTTTAGTTTTGCATTAGGTTATATGTTAAAAGTATTAGTAAAAGAAAAAAATGAAAAAGAAAAACTTCTAATTCATCAAAGTAAACTAGCCTCAATGGGAGAAATGATAAATAATATCGCCCATCAATGGAGGCAACCTCTAACACATTTAGGTTTTATAAATATGAATTTGCAATTAGCCTACGAAGATGACCCTTTAGATAAAAAATATCTAAATGAAAAAATCGAAGAATCAAACTCTCAATTAGATTTTATGTCAAAAACAATAGATAATTTTAGAGATTTTTATAAACCCAATAAACAAAAAGAGCTTTTTTATATAAGTGATGCTATAAAAAAAGCTTTAGAAATAATGGAGCCAATTTTTGAAAGTAATAAAATAAAATTTGAATTTAATCTTATAAAAGACAAACAAATAAATGCTTATGAAAATGAGTATTCACAAGTGATTTTAAATCTTTTAACAAATGCAAAAGATGTTTTAATTTCAAGACAAATTCAAAATCCACAAATTACAATAATAATCGATGAAAAAAATGATTTATCTATTACTTCAATTTTGGATAATGCAGGTGGAATAGAAAATAAATATATAAATCAATTATTTGACCCTTATTTTACAACTAAACAAAAAGGCAGTGGAATTGGTCTTTATATGTCAAAGATGATTATTGAATCTCACTTCAAAGGTAAAATAAAAGTTTTTAATGAAAAAAATGGAGCAATTTTTATTATAGAAGTTTGATTTTATGATAATAGTTCTTTTTCTTGTAAATTTGTTTTACCACATCTAGGGCAAGGATTACCAGGATTTGAATGACAAGCATAACAAAATCTAGTATTACAGCCCTCACATGTGTATTTACAATGTTTACAAACAAAAGTTTTTTCTCTTTTGAATTTTTTCTCTTTTTTACCAAAAATAAAACCAAACATCAAAGTCCTTTTATACTCAATAAAAAAGTGTATCCAATAACCTATCTGTTTGAAATGATTTAAATCAAATTCAGTTATCTTTTGAATACTTTACAAGATTTACATACCAATCATCGTTTATATCTTCTAATTCTAAGTCTTTTAAAACTATTTCCAGTTCAGTACCTATCATATTAAGTTCATCTATTTTTTCTTCAGGAATGAAAAGTGCTTCTGTACAATACTCAAATAATTGTTCTTCACAAATAAAACCATCTTCCATTCCCCAACCATCTTCAAACTCATCAAGTAAAAAATACCTTTCTAACTCTTTCAAATATTTCTCCGTTATAAACTAGGTTTAATCATATCTTCAGGTTTTACATAAGAATCGAACTCTGTTTCACTTAAAATTCCAAGATTTATAGCTTCTTGTTTTAATGTTGTTCCATTTTTATGTGCAGTTTTTGCAATTAAGGCAGCTTTTTCATAACCAATATATGGATTAAGTGCCGTTACTAGCATAAGTGAATCATTTAAATATTTATTAATATTTGTTAAATTTGGCTCTATTCCAACTGCACAATTATCATTAAATGCAAGCATTGTATCACTTAGAAGTCTTATTGATTGAATAATGTTTAATGCAATTACAGGTTTAAATACATTTAATTCAAAGTTTCCCTGAGATGCAGCAACACTTACTGTTGTATGATTCCCCATAACTTGAACAGCAACCATCGTCATAGCTTCACTTTGTGTTGGATTTACTTTTCCTGGCATTATTGAACTTCCTGGTTCATTTTCTGGAATTATAATTTCTCCTATTCCGCATCTAGGACCTGATGAAAGCCATCTAATATCATTTGCTATTTTCATAAGATTTGAAGCAAGGGCATTTAAAGCTCCACTTAAAAATACTTCTCCATCATGTGATGTTAAAGCATGGAATTTATTTGGATGAGATTTAAACTCATATTTTGTATTAGTTAAAATATTTAATACTTCACAAACCATAGGTGAAAAATCTGGATGAGAATTTAATCCCGTTCCAACAGCCGTTCCACCAATTGCTAATTCAACAATATATTTCATAGAATCATCAATTTGATTTAAAGCTTTATTCAACATATCAACATAAGCTGAAAGTTCTTGTCCTAATGTTAATGGAGTTGCATCTTGAAGATGAGTTCTTCCTATTTTTACAATATTTTCAAACTCTTTTGATTTATTTTCTAAAGTATCTTTTAAAATATTTATTGCAGGAATTAATCTTTTTTGAACTTCAAGAACAAAAGCTATTCTCATAGCTGTTGGATAAGTATCGTTTGAACTTTGACCTTTATTTACATCGTCATTTGGATGAATAAGTTTTTCAACTCTAAAATCTTTTCCCAAAATTTCTGTTGCTCTTGAAGCTACAACTTCATTTATATTCATATTTGATTGAGTACCTGAACCTGTTTGCCAAACAACTAAAGGAAATTCATTTGCTAATTTTCCTTGAATAACTTCATCACAACTTGCACAAATTGCATCGGTTTTTACTTCATCTAATCTATTCAATTTATTATTTACAATAGCGCAAGCTTTTTTTAAATAAGCAAATCCCTCTATTATCTCTTTTGGCATTTTTTCATCACCTATTGGAAAATTTTCCAAACTTCTTTGAGTTTGTGCTCCCCAATATTGATTATTTGGAACTTTAATTTCACCCATTGTATCTTTTTCAATTCTAAAATCCATTATTTTTCCTACTATTGATATAGATTATCATTATTATATATATTATCTTAATTATTATTTAATTTTCTTCTAATAAATATACTTATTCCTAAAATAATCATAAATAATGAAAAAGATAAGGTATAGAAAAATGCTCTATCTTTTTTAGATGATAATATACCAGTAAATCCCTCTTTTGGAGAAATTCCTTCAATTACCACATCTTGATCACCAACATACATATAAATAAAATAAGAAACATTAGGAATATCTGTAACTAAACTCCCCTTATTTAGATGTCCTTCAAATAAAACCTTATTGTTTAACGAAAGAAATTTTATTTTATTTCCATCTAACTTTTCATTTGTTCTTTTGTTTAATCCCTCAACTAAAATCTTATTTTCTTCAATTTTTTGTACTTTCAAATCCATACCTGCTATTTTGTGAGCATATAAATGAGTTGAAAGAATATAAAATAAAATACATAAAATAATCTTTTTCATTTAATTACCTTTTGCTCAAATTTTTTATAATAAGAAAATTTATCAACTTTTTTATATAGAATATAAAAAAATATTCCAAATAAAATTAAAAATAAATCTATGAAAAATTGAGAATATAATCCTTGTTTTAAAAGTTCAAATAACATAATATCAACATTAATTTCATGTAAAAAACAGGCTAAAAAAAACAAAATTGAAGAAGATAAAAATATCATTTTCAAGACCTTATTTATACTCTCTTCTTTAAAACTATAAAATAGATAAAAACTCCAAGAAACATAAAATAATCCTTCTATCCAAACCACTCTATCAAAGGTACTAGATGGAATTATCCAATGCATAACTATTAAAAATATACTTGAAGGAATTATTCCAAGCATCAAAGCAATTGAAAACCGATTTAATCCATCAAAATATCTATTATCATTTCTAAGTTTCTTCTCCGCCCATAATAAATATCCAAAAAATAAACATACAAGCATTATTATTCCTAAAATAAAAAATAAAACTCTTGTAAATAATTTTTCATCTGTTTGAAAATGCAACCAATAAAAAGCTGAAAGCCCTTTTTTCATAATATGAGGCTCTTCAAAATCTTTTTTTTCTATCACTTTTCCTGTTTTACTATCCAAAATAATATACAAAGGATTTATTCTACTTGAAGTTCTCGCTTTTTGATTTTTTAAATATCCGCTAAACATAGTTTGAGAATTATCTAATCTATAATTATAAATATTGATTTTATTTATTTCAAGTTCAGAATAATTTTTATTTGCAATCTCATACAACTCTTTTAATTGTTTAGGTCTTGCACTAATTTGAGATTCTTCAAGATTTGATTTTGTTGAAAATAAAATAGGTCTAACTAAAGAACTCATATTACTATTTTGAAAATTTGTTGCACTAAGTGCAATAGGTGCAGAATTAGAAAGCATAAAACCTAAAAATGCTCCTGTTAATGCAAAAATTAATACATAAGGAATCAAAATAAATCCAAAATTTTTATGCCATTTATATCTAAAATTACTATTTTGTTTTGAACTATTTTTTAGATTTCTTTTTCTTAATATATAAAGATAAATTCCACTAATCATTAAAAATATAATAATTATAGAACTTATACCCATAACTTGCATTCCTATTATTGGAATATTTTCTCCTGTATGAAATTTATTGAATAATTCTGTAATTGTTGGGTATTCATTGTTAGTGTCTAAAATCTCTTTGGTGTAAGGATTCAAATAAACACTATTTTGATTTAAACTTGAAATTTTTATCGCATTATCTCTATGACTTGGTAATAGAATCTCTATATTTTTGATATTTAACTTATTTTCTCTAACTATTTTATTCAATTCAATATCTATTAAATGTTCATATTTTATCTCTTTTGAATAGTGCCGTGATGGTAATTCCCAAGAGTTCAAATAAGGTAAAAAAAGAGTGATTGAACCAAAATATGTACTAATATAAAATAAAAATACTGCAAATAATCCTAAAAGTGTGTGACTTCTTGTTAAAAATTTTATTTTTAATTGTTCATTTAACATCTAAAATCCTATAAAAAGTAATATTGATAAAATTAAAGAAATTAAAAGAAATTTTTTTAACATACTTAAAATATTTACTGAATTTAATAGCCAAATTCCAAAGAAACTTACTAATATTGGAACTAAAATCATCGCTGGTACTATTTTTACAGCATAATCTTCAAATTCTAATGAAGAGAATATCATAGCTACTAAATAAGATAAAATAAAAGAAAAAAGTATTGTAAGAGAACCATGAACCCAACCTATTTTGGTTTTGGGTTCACTTAAAAATGAATAATAAGTTTTTTTCATTTTTTATCTTTTAAAATTTATATGCTACTGTAACTTTATAATTTCTTCCTGGTTCATAATCACCTAAGAAAATACCTCTTGCATAATCATTTCTTGAAGTAGGAGCTATATATTCTTTATCAAAGATATTATCAACTCCTGCAATAACTGATAGATTTTTAAATGCAATTGGAGTATATTTAAATGATACATCATGCACTCCATATCCTGCTTTTTCTAAAGATTTGATTCCATCTCCACTCCCTTTCATAAAAATTGAGT
The sequence above is drawn from the Arcobacter cloacae genome and encodes:
- a CDS encoding efflux RND transporter permease subunit, which produces MNKIINYFLKNPQLNHTILIFILILGIFSYFKIPKEVFPTVQLEMLDIEGSYTGASAENLNNFAVSEIENQLNSISGLGKITSYIYSGFFSINIEVQDGVDKTQKLNEVKDAVSLAKRYLPADMDEPNVRIMDSEWSLLTISLSSSKYEQKDLLKIADNLKNSLMQIKHINKVRNFGDANLQIELILDNKKINMYGLNSSSVVQSISQLSYIYPVGNIEQVGNHIYLSANNNKFDTKFWENSILKIDGKKIYLNDIAKITVGYPKEETIARLNGENTLTLRVYKDKHGDSIEIAKSIKELLEKTQNNYEDVSIVISRDNSKPIKDRLNTILANITLGLILVGFAMYILISPRLSFVIILGIPFSFIIGLLFIELMGYSLNMVSMMAMLIALGIVVDDAIIVSENIQRHLDEGYNINEAVLKGTKQMITPIIIAGMTTVFAFLPMLFITGEMGLFTKLIPIVISCLILSSIIESFLFLPLHAKHILKANEKQLDWSKLYNFYEKVLHKVIEYKKSFLITFFITIPILSALLIQSSRFQLFPDIDSNNVTISIKLEDSLPLEITNNIAKKYEKALLVNKNEIYIKNISTTVGVYEDISNNEEEIENGFILSLELQDFREENFVENYINPILNLSFDFQRADKIRVINSNEAMNKIRELINPLLLEDKAVEYNVTAHKMGVVNTDIEILLNASNTSLLVESIEKLKNKLSTINGVKDISDNIILGQSEYKYIVNSYGKQLGLNDSSIAQAVGNLFMEKEQANTFNEDGIIKITTKSLHKDSLNELNNFYIPLDDNQFVQLKEVVDFKIERNFNEIQKINGQIYKKVLANVENETINANEVLKELEEIINEIKTNGVNVNFGGEKEKSEQLAFDLMKAFLVSLLLIFITLLIIFPSFKTTFVILSVIPFTILGPIIGHFIMGINLNSQSMIGMLGLAGVVINDGIIMLDFLHHTKTRKEFFQKARLRVRPILITSITTILGLFTLIFFPTGESIMLQPIAVSLGFGILWGTVLNLIYVPALFATLYKIKD
- a CDS encoding TolC family protein, whose product is MMKRILIPFFISSFLFANEKDDLVLLPLKNEIKDLQIKGINEKKEINKYEWLDDLNINLSQTKNNENITTKDYSLNLSQKVLDFGGIMAQIDYSNYLFKQEALKIQMDNFEELNSLYKNLIELKINDIDIEQNILNINNSEIEVNIKKSLYKNGQSNISDLNDAIMKKNSFEDSKMQLQLEKVKYENEIQKLSSYQISDIKIPKISIIPKEIFLENATKKLYANLESKVTQSTYQKTKSDYLPSFKINATVGIEDSKEIKNEDYYSYGAAIVMPLSYTSSNNIEYSKLVYLQNMKKENLVQIELEKTYQTFLETIKQFENRINLALNDIKLFEELLQLNQEEFQAGFKAIEDVQTLKNSKKIRTLDIEKYKLNIQKELLALYFQII
- a CDS encoding response regulator transcription factor, encoding MSINEFKNIKILFVEDEDNIRINATSYLKRLFDEVYEAKDAFEAFEIIEYKKPHIIITDINMPKINGLEMIKKIREKDLDTNIIVLSAFTQTNYLLEAVELGLVKYLVKPIRHETIYPVLTQCVKKIKNDNSNIKYFSKDCYFDMLNKILIKEEINIKLTNKESDFLTLLCQNSNSLVTYDTIASVIWNDSFMTEDALRTVARKLRKKLPQNCLENFSKVGYKIVTFK
- a CDS encoding sensor histidine kinase, yielding MRYLLFFILSFSNLYAQYYIQNYIAEDHTNFKKASYSEYKNKQLKEFTIKFKIDLDKLKDETNYLTIVSDKDSLVFSNTKYEIINDIIVVKLDKNQKDELFFKYIYENPKRVEFRWNNISNFEYTYLLKFEGILYGVSYGIIFCAFLYYLIIFFSTKMRCFLYYSLMQFFVLLSLIGFVYFSFQAYPNSTAQAIIDICETLSFLFTLLFAQSILNTKEKMPKIHSFINFFVLLNILDVIAIFFYKYSILYEYLPFYIGFLVPAFAGFIAILKGDKYAIIYTIGWIVVSIFIYIAENWEITPISGIYVIHIGAPLESLIFSFALGYMLKVLVKEKNEKEKLLIHQSKLASMGEMINNIAHQWRQPLTHLGFINMNLQLAYEDDPLDKKYLNEKIEESNSQLDFMSKTIDNFRDFYKPNKQKELFYISDAIKKALEIMEPIFESNKIKFEFNLIKDKQINAYENEYSQVILNLLTNAKDVLISRQIQNPQITIIIDEKNDLSITSILDNAGGIENKYINQLFDPYFTTKQKGSGIGLYMSKMIIESHFKGKIKVFNEKNGAIFIIEV
- the fumC gene encoding class II fumarate hydratase, yielding MDFRIEKDTMGEIKVPNNQYWGAQTQRSLENFPIGDEKMPKEIIEGFAYLKKACAIVNNKLNRLDEVKTDAICASCDEVIQGKLANEFPLVVWQTGSGTQSNMNINEVVASRATEILGKDFRVEKLIHPNDDVNKGQSSNDTYPTAMRIAFVLEVQKRLIPAINILKDTLENKSKEFENIVKIGRTHLQDATPLTLGQELSAYVDMLNKALNQIDDSMKYIVELAIGGTAVGTGLNSHPDFSPMVCEVLNILTNTKYEFKSHPNKFHALTSHDGEVFLSGALNALASNLMKIANDIRWLSSGPRCGIGEIIIPENEPGSSIMPGKVNPTQSEAMTMVAVQVMGNHTTVSVAASQGNFELNVFKPVIALNIIQSIRLLSDTMLAFNDNCAVGIEPNLTNINKYLNDSLMLVTALNPYIGYEKAALIAKTAHKNGTTLKQEAINLGILSETEFDSYVKPEDMIKPSL
- a CDS encoding PepSY-associated TM helix domain-containing protein, producing MLNEQLKIKFLTRSHTLLGLFAVFLFYISTYFGSITLFLPYLNSWELPSRHYSKEIKYEHLIDIELNKIVRENKLNIKNIEILLPSHRDNAIKISSLNQNSVYLNPYTKEILDTNNEYPTITELFNKFHTGENIPIIGMQVMGISSIIIIFLMISGIYLYILRKRNLKNSSKQNSNFRYKWHKNFGFILIPYVLIFALTGAFLGFMLSNSAPIALSATNFQNSNMSSLVRPILFSTKSNLEESQISARPKQLKELYEIANKNYSELEINKINIYNYRLDNSQTMFSGYLKNQKARTSSRINPLYIILDSKTGKVIEKKDFEEPHIMKKGLSAFYWLHFQTDEKLFTRVLFFILGIIMLVCLFFGYLLWAEKKLRNDNRYFDGLNRFSIALMLGIIPSSIFLIVMHWIIPSSTFDRVVWIEGLFYVSWSFYLFYSFKEESINKVLKMIFLSSSILFFLACFLHEINVDIMLFELLKQGLYSQFFIDLFLILFGIFFYILYKKVDKFSYYKKFEQKVIK